A region from the Buteo buteo chromosome 19, bButBut1.hap1.1, whole genome shotgun sequence genome encodes:
- the NTF3 gene encoding neurotrophin-3 isoform X1, with product MVTPTTILQVNKVMSILFYVIFLTYLRGIQSTNMDQRSLPEDSINSLIIKLIQADILKNKLSKQMVDIKENYQNTVQKADTQQDIDEDENVKSDFQPVISMDTDLLRQQRRYNSPRVLLSDNTPLEPPPLYLMEDYIGNSVVVNRTSRRKRYAEHKSHRGEYSVCDSESLWVTDKSSAIDIRGHQVTVLGEIKTGNSPVKQYFYETRCKEAKPVKNGCRGIDDKHWNSQCKTSQTYVRALTSENNKLVGWRWIRIDTSCVCALSRKIGRT from the coding sequence ATCTTACAGGTGAACAAGGTGATGTCCATCTTGTTTTATGTGATATTTCTCACTTATCTTCGTGGCATCCAGTCTACCAACATGGATCAAAGGAGTTTGCCAGAAGATTCAATAAATTCTCTTATTATTAAACTCATTCAGgcagacattttgaaaaacaagcttTCTAAGCAGATGGTAGATATTAAGGAAAATTATCAAAACACGGTGCAGAAAGCAGACACTCAGCAAGACATAGATGAAGATGAAAATGTGAAATCAGACTTCCAGCCAGTTATCTCAATGGATACAGACCTCTTAAGGCAGCAGAGACGCTACAACTCTCCCCGAGTCCTCTTGAGTGACAACACGCCGCTGGAACCGCCGCCACTGTACCTCATGGAGGATTATATTGGAAATTCGGTGGTGGTGAACAGAACCTCCCGGCGGAAAAGGTACGCGGAGCACAAGAGCCACCGAGGGGAATATTCCGTTTGTGACAGTGAAAGTTTATGGGTCACGGACAAATCCTCTGCGATCGACATTAGAGGACACCAGGTAACTGTTCTGGGAGAAATTAAAACGGGCAACTCTCCAGTTAAGCAATACTTTTATGAAACGAGGTGTAAAGAAGCCAAGCCGGTAAAAAACGGCTGCCGCGGCATTGACGACAAGCACTGGAACTCCCAATGCAAGACATCCCAAACTTACGTTAGAGcactgacttcagaaaacaataaaCTGGTAGGCTGGAGATGGATAAGAATAGACACCTCCTGTGTGTGCGCATTGTCAAGGAAAATAGGAAGAACATAA
- the NTF3 gene encoding neurotrophin-3 isoform X2 — MSILFYVIFLTYLRGIQSTNMDQRSLPEDSINSLIIKLIQADILKNKLSKQMVDIKENYQNTVQKADTQQDIDEDENVKSDFQPVISMDTDLLRQQRRYNSPRVLLSDNTPLEPPPLYLMEDYIGNSVVVNRTSRRKRYAEHKSHRGEYSVCDSESLWVTDKSSAIDIRGHQVTVLGEIKTGNSPVKQYFYETRCKEAKPVKNGCRGIDDKHWNSQCKTSQTYVRALTSENNKLVGWRWIRIDTSCVCALSRKIGRT; from the coding sequence ATGTCCATCTTGTTTTATGTGATATTTCTCACTTATCTTCGTGGCATCCAGTCTACCAACATGGATCAAAGGAGTTTGCCAGAAGATTCAATAAATTCTCTTATTATTAAACTCATTCAGgcagacattttgaaaaacaagcttTCTAAGCAGATGGTAGATATTAAGGAAAATTATCAAAACACGGTGCAGAAAGCAGACACTCAGCAAGACATAGATGAAGATGAAAATGTGAAATCAGACTTCCAGCCAGTTATCTCAATGGATACAGACCTCTTAAGGCAGCAGAGACGCTACAACTCTCCCCGAGTCCTCTTGAGTGACAACACGCCGCTGGAACCGCCGCCACTGTACCTCATGGAGGATTATATTGGAAATTCGGTGGTGGTGAACAGAACCTCCCGGCGGAAAAGGTACGCGGAGCACAAGAGCCACCGAGGGGAATATTCCGTTTGTGACAGTGAAAGTTTATGGGTCACGGACAAATCCTCTGCGATCGACATTAGAGGACACCAGGTAACTGTTCTGGGAGAAATTAAAACGGGCAACTCTCCAGTTAAGCAATACTTTTATGAAACGAGGTGTAAAGAAGCCAAGCCGGTAAAAAACGGCTGCCGCGGCATTGACGACAAGCACTGGAACTCCCAATGCAAGACATCCCAAACTTACGTTAGAGcactgacttcagaaaacaataaaCTGGTAGGCTGGAGATGGATAAGAATAGACACCTCCTGTGTGTGCGCATTGTCAAGGAAAATAGGAAGAACATAA